A window from Seriola aureovittata isolate HTS-2021-v1 ecotype China chromosome 14, ASM2101889v1, whole genome shotgun sequence encodes these proteins:
- the abcg8 gene encoding ATP-binding cassette sub-family G member 8 has product MDTDIDNGINYKKGSSQHQDTELFSSEEDSSLYFTYSGGCNELEVNNLHYEVDTAAQIPWYERLSEFKLPWEVKGNKQTAINKLSLRVHSGQMLAVIGSSGCGKTSLLDILTCRDEGGTTTSGQILINGKPNTPHLVKKSIAHVRQDDRLLPHLTVRETLAFVAKLRLPTHFTQAQRDQRVDDVIAELRLRQCAHTRVGNDYVRGVSGGERRRVSIAVQLLWNPGILILDEPTSGLDSFTAHNLVITLSRLARGNRLVLLSVHQPRSDIFQLFDLVVLLSSGSAVYCGAARDMVPYFTALGYPCPRYCNPSDFYVDLISIDRRSPEQEAECLERARVLAEHFMEKVRDTDDHMWKPAGTNTATQTESPQQPSKAGGEEVITISQQKNRLPGRLHQFTILIRRHMYNDFRDLVTLLVHGFEALLMSLLVGCLYYGAGEERLSIQDTVALLYMIGALTPFAVVLDVIAKCHTERAMLYHELEDGMYSVTSYFFAKVLGELPEHCVFTLVYGLPIYWLAGLNEAPDRFLLNFLLVWLMVYCSRAMALFVAAALPTLQTSAFMGNSLFTVFYLTGGFVISLENMWLVASWLSHASFMRWGFEGMLQVQFRGNKYPVSIGNFTINVDGIHVVEAMNMNQYPLFSCYLVLLAVCLVFMGLYYVSLKFIKQKSSQDW; this is encoded by the exons ATGGACACAGACATAGACAACGGCATCAATTACAAAAAAGGCTCCTCGCAG CATCAAGACACAGAGTTATTCTCAAGTGAAGAAGACAGCAGCCTCTACTTCACCTACAGTGGAGGGTGCAACGAGCTTGAGGTCAACAACCTGCACTATGAG GTagacacagcagctcagatCCCCTGGTATGAGAGGTTATCAGAGTTCAAACTGCCGTGGGAGGTAAAAGGAAACAAGCAGACGGCCATCAACAAGCTCAGCCTCCGAGTCCACAGCGGTCAGATGCTGGCTGTCATCGGCAGCTCag GTTGTGGTAAAACATCTTTGCTGGACATATTAACATGTCGGGATGAGGGCGGCACGACGACGTCCGGTCAGATTCTGATCAACGGGAAACCCAACACGCCGCATCTGGTGAAGAAAAGCATCGCCCATGTCCGTCAAGACGACCGCCTCCTCCCTCACCTCACCGTCCGCGAGACTCTCGCCTTTGTTGCCAAACTGAGGCTCCCCACCCACTTCACACAGGCTCAGAGGGACCAGAGG GTGGATGATGTCATCGCAGAGTTGCGGCTGCGACAGTGTGCACACACCAGGGTGGGAAACGACTATGTGAGGGGTGTgtctggaggagagaggaggagagtcagTATAGCTGTCCAACTTCTCTGGAACCCCG GTATTTTGATCCTGGATGAGCCCACATCAGGACTGGACAGCTTCACAGCCCACAACCTGGTGATCACACTGTCCCGCCTGGCCCGGGGAAACCGTCTGGTCCTGCTGTCGGTCCACCAGCCTCGATCTGACATCTTCCAGCTCTTCGACCTCGTCGTCCTGCTGTCGTCGGGTTCAGCCGTTTACTGTGGCGCTGCTCGTGACATGGTGCCTTACTTCACCGCTCTGGGATACCCCTGCCCACGATACTGCAACCCCTCTGACTTCTatg ttgATTTGATCAGCATAGACCGACGCAGTCCGGAGCAAGAGGCTGAGTGTTTGGAGCGGGCCAGAGTTCTGGCTGAGCACTTTATGGAGAAGGTCAGAGACACAGACGATCACATGTGGAAACCAGCCGGGaccaacacagcaacacaaactgaaag CCCTCAGCAGCCCAGCaaggcaggaggagaggaagtaaTCACAATTTCCCAGCAAAAAAACAGACTGCCGGGCAGACTTCACCAATTTACCATCCTCATCag ACGTCACATGTACAATGACTTCAGGGACCTGGTCACCTTATTGGTCCACGGCTTCGAGGCCCTCCTCATGTCACTGCTGGTCGGTTGTCTGTACTACGGGGCCGGAGAAGAGCGTCTGTCCATCCAGGACACGGTGGCCCTCCTCTACATGATCGGAGCTCTCACCCCGTTTGCTGTGGTGCTGGACGTCATAGCTAAAT gtcacacagagagagccaTGCTCTACCACGAGCTGGAGGACGGCATGTACTCTGTCACCTCCTACTTCTTCGCCAAG gtcCTCGGGGAGTTACCAGAGCACTGTGTGTTCACCTTGGTCTACGGTCTGCCCATCTATTGGCTGGCCGGGCTTAACGAGGCTCCGGACCGTTTCCTGCTCAACTTCCTACTGGTGTGGCTGATGGTTTACTGCAGCCGAGCCATGGCTCTGTTTGTAGCTGCTGCACTGCCTACCCTGCAGACTTCAGCCTTCATGGGCAATTCATTGTTCACTGTCTTCTATTTGACTGGAGGATTTGTCATCAGCCTTGAGAATATGTGGCTGG TGGCCTCGTGGCTCTCGCACGCCTCCTTCATGCGTTGGGGTTTTGAGGGCATGCTGCAGGTGCAGTTCAGAGGAAACAAATACCCCGTCAGCATTGGAAACTTCACCATCAACGTTGACGGCATTCAC gtGGTGGAGGCCATGAACATGAACCAGTACCCTCTGTTCTCATGCTATCTGGTCCTGCTGGCAGTCTGTCTGGTTTTCATGGGGCTCTATTACGTGTCTTTAAAATTTATAAAACAGAAGTCTAGTCAAGACTGGTGA